One Beggiatoa leptomitoformis DNA segment encodes these proteins:
- the ppa gene encoding inorganic diphosphatase: MNLDRVTSGKNPPSDINVIIEIPAHSDPVKYEVDKETGAMFVDRFMSAAMHYPCNYGYVPHTLAGDGDPVDVLVITPVPLISGSVIRCRPVALLRMTDESGEDAKVLAVPADKLSTQYRHILDLKDVPQNMLDQIAHFFEHYKDLEPNKWVKLDRWATVEEAGQEITQGIERYNAASEKPKF; encoded by the coding sequence ATGAACTTAGACAGAGTTACCTCTGGTAAAAATCCGCCATCTGATATCAACGTCATTATTGAAATTCCCGCCCATAGCGACCCTGTTAAATACGAAGTTGACAAAGAAACAGGCGCGATGTTTGTCGACCGTTTCATGAGTGCTGCCATGCACTATCCCTGCAACTACGGCTATGTTCCTCACACCCTTGCAGGCGACGGCGACCCTGTTGATGTATTGGTTATTACTCCCGTCCCCTTAATCAGCGGTTCTGTGATTCGCTGCCGTCCTGTCGCCCTGTTACGGATGACAGACGAATCAGGCGAAGATGCCAAAGTGCTGGCTGTGCCTGCTGACAAATTAAGCACCCAATATCGGCACATTCTTGACCTGAAAGATGTCCCCCAAAATATGCTCGACCAAATTGCACATTTCTTCGAACATTATAAAGATTTAGAACCAAATAAATGGGTAAAATTAGACCGTTGGGCAACCGTTGAAGAAGCAGGACAGGAAATTACACAAGGAATTGAGCGTTACAACGCTGCGTCAGAAAAACCAAAATTCTAA
- a CDS encoding sensor histidine kinase gives MRYVLKVLSVSCCLLFISIPMLIKADDDSTDYPVSNAAEKQNTLHIAVIAVHGKSIASEQWQATVTYLNQNLREYQFALLPLNQDEVDAAVMAGKADFIIADPATYVVAEVTHNARSIATLKYLQQGKMYHRFGSVIFRRLDRLDIKELRDLQGKMIAIAQEKSFSSWDIVRWEMGQYGLSATTLKKVLSVESDESVVHAVLNGQVDAGAVTTYTLERMADAQHIDLKNIVVLAEQPTFPNFPFLRSTQLYPNWTFATFEHVPVDIAEKIAFALLLIRPDSPAAKAGQYYGWTIPSSYQPVHTVLQQLRLPPYQQYGDVTFSEFLQHYWAWLLLLITGLGLAIYASVYFKSLYERLSLIQNALKKELNERRRAEIAWLEAKEQAETANRAKSQFLANMSHELRTPMNAIIGYSEILQEEVADIGEVSLLSDLEKIHGAANHLLTLINDILDLSKIEEGKMEMYFESFSIEALIREIIATIQPLIKKNNNRLEIHTVQHLGTMYADITKVRQNLFNLLSNAFKFTENGIVALFVTRETIGLTDWIIFRICDSGIGMTEEQMSRLFTAFTQADASTTRKYGGTGLGLAITKRFCEMMGGEIQVESKVGYGSTFILKLPAIISEKNNDMIENMALNVQT, from the coding sequence ATGCGTTATGTATTGAAAGTATTATCTGTGAGTTGTTGTTTATTGTTTATCAGTATTCCAATGTTGATAAAAGCAGATGATGATTCGACAGATTATCCTGTTTCAAACGCCGCAGAAAAACAGAATACATTACATATTGCAGTAATCGCTGTACATGGAAAATCTATTGCGAGCGAACAATGGCAAGCGACAGTTACCTATTTAAATCAAAATCTACGCGAATATCAATTTGCTTTATTACCCTTAAATCAAGATGAAGTTGATGCGGCAGTTATGGCAGGAAAGGCAGATTTTATTATTGCTGACCCTGCAACTTATGTTGTAGCTGAAGTAACCCATAATGCACGGAGTATCGCAACGCTAAAATATTTACAACAAGGGAAAATGTATCACCGATTTGGCTCGGTTATTTTTCGGCGTTTAGACCGCTTAGACATAAAAGAATTACGTGATTTACAAGGCAAAATGATAGCCATTGCGCAAGAGAAAAGTTTTAGCAGTTGGGATATTGTGCGGTGGGAAATGGGACAATATGGCTTATCTGCAACGACTTTAAAAAAGGTGTTATCCGTTGAATCGGATGAATCTGTCGTTCATGCCGTCTTAAATGGACAAGTGGATGCGGGGGCGGTTACAACCTATACATTGGAACGTATGGCAGATGCTCAACATATAGATTTAAAAAATATCGTTGTCTTAGCAGAACAACCCACCTTTCCAAACTTTCCTTTTTTACGCAGCACACAATTGTACCCAAATTGGACATTTGCAACGTTTGAACATGTTCCCGTTGATATTGCTGAAAAAATTGCCTTTGCGCTCTTATTAATAAGACCTGATTCTCCTGCCGCAAAAGCAGGACAATATTATGGGTGGACAATTCCATCTAGTTACCAACCTGTGCATACTGTTTTACAACAATTACGCTTACCCCCCTATCAGCAATATGGTGATGTTACCTTTAGCGAGTTTTTACAACATTATTGGGCATGGTTATTATTATTAATTACTGGATTAGGCTTGGCTATTTATGCAAGTGTTTATTTTAAATCGCTCTATGAACGTTTAAGTTTGATTCAAAATGCGCTAAAAAAAGAATTGAATGAACGTCGACGGGCAGAAATTGCGTGGTTAGAAGCCAAAGAACAAGCAGAAACAGCCAATAGAGCAAAAAGCCAATTTTTAGCCAATATGAGTCATGAGCTTCGCACACCCATGAATGCAATTATTGGATATAGTGAGATTTTACAAGAAGAAGTAGCGGATATTGGGGAAGTATCCTTATTATCCGATTTAGAAAAAATTCACGGGGCGGCAAACCATTTACTTACACTGATTAATGATATTTTAGATTTATCAAAAATCGAAGAAGGTAAAATGGAAATGTATTTTGAATCATTTTCAATAGAAGCCTTGATACGAGAGATTATAGCAACAATACAACCGCTTATTAAAAAGAATAATAATCGCTTAGAAATTCACACCGTACAACATTTAGGTACAATGTACGCGGATATTACCAAAGTTAGACAAAACCTATTTAATTTACTTAGTAATGCGTTTAAATTTACCGAAAATGGTATTGTTGCCTTGTTTGTAACCCGTGAAACTATTGGATTAACCGATTGGATTATTTTTCGTATCTGCGACAGCGGTATTGGTATGACCGAAGAACAAATGAGCAGATTATTTACCGCATTCACACAAGCAGACGCTTCCACAACCCGTAAGTATGGGGGAACAGGGCTAGGTCTTGCCATTACTAAACGCTTTTGTGAAATGATGGGGGGAGAAATTCAAGTAGAAAGTAAAGTAGGCTATGGCAGCACTTTTATTCTAAAGTTACCTGCAATTATCAGTGAAAAAAATAACGATATGATAGAGAATATGGCACTTAATGTGCAGACTTAG
- the tgt gene encoding tRNA guanosine(34) transglycosylase Tgt yields the protein MQFELLATDGLARRARLHFSRGVVDTPAFMPVGTYATIKAVTTEQVEATGAQIVLGNTFHLMLRPGTEIINLHGDLHDFMHWRKPILTDSGGFQVFSLGKIRKITEAGVLFRSPIDGAKVFMGPEESMTVQRALGSDIVMIFDECTPYPATESQARTSMELSLRWAKRSKIAHGDNSSALFGIVQGGMYEALRVESLAGLTEIGFDGYALGGLSVGEPKEEMIRVLTEVAPKLPFNKPHYLMGVGLPVDIVNAVCQGIDMFDCVIPTRNARNGHLFTSKGAVKIRNSRHRRDTRPLDENCDCYTCRNYTRAYLHYLDKAREILSSHLNTIHNLHYYQKLMQGLRLAIEEHRLPAFVRDFYRETQGTLDDN from the coding sequence ATGCAATTTGAATTACTCGCTACAGACGGACTCGCCCGCCGCGCCCGTTTACATTTTTCTCGCGGAGTGGTTGATACACCCGCTTTTATGCCTGTAGGCACGTATGCAACCATTAAAGCCGTTACAACTGAACAGGTTGAGGCGACAGGGGCGCAAATTGTCTTAGGTAATACGTTTCACTTAATGCTAAGACCCGGTACAGAAATCATTAATTTACATGGTGATTTGCATGATTTTATGCACTGGCGCAAACCAATTTTAACGGATTCTGGCGGGTTTCAAGTTTTTAGCTTGGGTAAAATTCGTAAAATTACCGAAGCAGGCGTGCTGTTCCGCTCCCCCATTGATGGTGCAAAAGTTTTTATGGGACCTGAAGAATCTATGACAGTTCAGCGCGCATTAGGTTCTGATATCGTCATGATTTTTGATGAATGCACACCTTATCCTGCAACAGAATCACAAGCACGCACTTCAATGGAATTATCTTTGCGTTGGGCAAAACGCTCAAAAATTGCGCATGGGGATAATTCTTCTGCACTGTTTGGTATTGTCCAAGGGGGAATGTATGAAGCATTACGTGTGGAGTCTTTAGCGGGATTAACAGAAATCGGTTTTGATGGCTACGCGCTAGGTGGTTTATCTGTTGGTGAACCTAAAGAGGAAATGATTCGGGTTTTAACAGAAGTTGCACCCAAACTTCCCTTTAATAAACCGCATTATTTGATGGGTGTTGGCTTACCTGTTGATATTGTGAATGCGGTTTGTCAAGGCATTGATATGTTTGACTGTGTTATTCCTACCCGTAACGCCCGTAATGGACATTTATTTACCAGCAAAGGGGCGGTTAAAATTCGTAATAGCCGTCATCGCCGCGATACACGCCCTTTAGATGAAAATTGTGATTGCTATACCTGCCGCAACTATACCCGTGCCTATTTGCACTATTTGGATAAAGCCCGCGAAATTCTCAGCTCACATCTAAATACAATTCATAATTTGCATTATTATCAGAAGCTCATGCAAGGGTTAAGACTGGCTATTGAAGAACATCGTTTACCCGCGTTTGTTCGCGACTTTTACCGCGAGACACAGGGGACATTAGATGATAATTAA
- the glgA gene encoding glycogen synthase GlgA: MSTPLKILFVSAEVYPLVKTGGLADISHALPKALRQLGVDVRVLLPAYPPVLDRLTLTCEHDKVNLLHSLPPVRVLAGMMPDNSFPVYALDCPQLYQRSGGLYQDQHGNDWGDNALRFGALSKLAALFGQHYFTFQPDIIHCNDWQTGLTATYLAYSANPVHARVVQSLHNMAYQGIFDPAIMSVLELPAVSFNMYGLEYYGAVSFLKAGIYYSHWLSTVSPTYAKEIQTATFGYGLAGLLRERNNQLQGILNGIDVDDWNPRTDSYLPFHYSSEDFTGKAKNKQALCQRLGLMHPEKPLIAMITRLTYQKGLDLVLPAIADILNEGAQLALLGSGDKSLEYQLQSLAKQYQGRLSITIGYDETLAHQLEAGADIFLMPSRFEPCGLNQLYSMRYGTIPLVRRTGGLADTVTDTTPATLDKGNATGFVFDAEDHHAILHSVQRALLTYRDKATWRQLQLNGMLHDCSWQQSAKAYMVLYQHVLS, translated from the coding sequence ATGTCCACTCCCCTAAAAATTTTATTTGTGAGTGCTGAAGTGTATCCACTGGTTAAAACGGGTGGACTCGCTGATATTAGCCACGCACTGCCAAAAGCCTTGCGACAATTGGGTGTTGATGTACGGGTATTATTACCCGCCTATCCACCTGTTTTAGATAGATTAACGCTAACTTGTGAACATGATAAGGTTAATTTATTACACAGTCTCCCACCTGTACGGGTATTAGCGGGCATGATGCCAGACAATAGCTTTCCTGTGTACGCGCTGGATTGTCCGCAACTTTATCAACGCTCAGGAGGATTGTATCAAGATCAACACGGTAATGATTGGGGGGATAATGCCTTACGATTTGGCGCGCTTTCTAAATTAGCCGCATTGTTTGGGCAACATTATTTTACTTTTCAACCAGATATTATCCATTGTAATGATTGGCAAACGGGGTTAACCGCTACTTATTTGGCGTATAGTGCAAACCCTGTTCATGCACGGGTGGTTCAAAGTTTACATAATATGGCGTATCAAGGAATATTTGACCCCGCCATCATGAGTGTATTAGAACTGCCTGCCGTTAGCTTTAATATGTATGGTTTAGAATATTATGGTGCGGTTTCTTTTCTTAAAGCAGGGATTTATTATAGTCATTGGCTATCTACGGTTAGCCCCACTTATGCTAAGGAAATTCAAACAGCTACCTTTGGGTATGGTTTAGCGGGATTGCTCCGTGAGCGCAATAATCAACTACAGGGGATTTTAAACGGGATTGACGTTGACGACTGGAATCCGCGCACCGATAGCTATTTACCTTTCCACTATTCTAGTGAAGATTTCACAGGTAAAGCTAAAAATAAACAAGCACTTTGTCAACGTTTGGGTTTAATGCACCCTGAAAAACCGCTGATTGCGATGATTACCCGCCTCACGTATCAAAAAGGATTAGATTTAGTATTGCCCGCCATTGCGGATATTTTGAATGAAGGGGCACAACTTGCGCTGCTAGGGAGTGGGGATAAATCTTTAGAGTATCAATTACAAAGCCTTGCAAAACAGTATCAAGGACGGCTGAGTATTACGATTGGTTATGATGAAACCCTTGCACATCAACTAGAAGCAGGCGCAGATATATTTTTAATGCCCTCACGCTTTGAGCCTTGTGGTTTAAATCAATTGTATAGTATGCGTTACGGTACAATTCCGCTGGTTCGGCGTACGGGTGGCTTAGCAGATACAGTAACCGATACAACCCCCGCAACGTTAGACAAGGGCAACGCAACAGGTTTTGTCTTTGATGCAGAGGACCATCATGCTATTTTGCACAGCGTACAACGGGCATTATTAACCTATCGCGATAAGGCAACATGGCGACAATTACAACTCAATGGAATGCTTCATGATTGTAGCTGGCAACAGAGCGCGAAAGCATATATGGTCTTATACCAGCATGTTTTATCCTAA
- the neuB gene encoding N-acetylneuraminate synthase has product MNKPTYIIAEAGVNHNGSLEMALRLIDVAVDAGADAVKFQTFKAEKIVTQSAPKAEYQQQTTDANESQFAMIKKLELSEADHLQLLQYCQKVGIAFLSTPFDEDSIDFLVNQLGLSSLKMASGEITNAPLLLKAARTQCPVILSTGMSTLGDVETALSVLAFGYTQPMGIEPNLTRFMQAYHSPTGQAVLQEKVILLHCTTEYPAPVDQVNLYAMDTLQAAFGLPVGLSDHTEGIVIPLAAVARGACVIEKHFTLDRQLPGPDHRASLEPAELKAMVQGIRQIEQAFGHSIKKPSVSEQANREIARKSLTATRNIKQGEAFTTENLTIKRPGTGISPLFYWNWLHKTAERDYVADELI; this is encoded by the coding sequence ATGAATAAACCAACTTATATTATTGCAGAAGCAGGCGTGAATCATAATGGTTCACTTGAAATGGCATTGCGCTTGATTGATGTAGCGGTAGATGCTGGCGCAGATGCGGTTAAATTTCAAACCTTTAAAGCCGAAAAAATCGTTACCCAATCCGCTCCTAAAGCCGAGTATCAACAGCAAACCACTGATGCTAACGAATCCCAGTTTGCGATGATTAAAAAGTTGGAGTTAAGCGAGGCAGACCATTTACAGCTACTTCAATATTGTCAAAAAGTAGGTATTGCATTTTTATCCACACCATTTGATGAAGATAGTATTGATTTTTTAGTCAATCAATTAGGTTTGTCTAGTTTAAAAATGGCCTCGGGTGAAATTACCAACGCCCCTTTATTGCTAAAAGCCGCGAGAACACAATGCCCTGTAATTTTATCAACAGGCATGTCAACCTTGGGTGATGTAGAAACCGCCTTGAGTGTATTAGCTTTTGGTTACACACAACCAATGGGTATAGAACCTAATTTAACCCGTTTTATGCAAGCCTATCACTCGCCTACAGGACAAGCCGTATTGCAGGAAAAAGTTATCCTATTGCACTGTACAACGGAATATCCAGCACCTGTTGACCAAGTTAATTTATATGCAATGGATACATTGCAGGCTGCATTTGGATTACCTGTTGGTTTGTCTGACCATACAGAAGGCATTGTTATTCCACTGGCAGCGGTTGCACGGGGAGCGTGTGTGATTGAAAAACATTTTACGTTAGACCGACAATTACCAGGGCCAGACCATCGTGCATCGTTAGAACCTGCGGAATTAAAAGCAATGGTGCAAGGTATACGGCAAATCGAGCAAGCATTTGGACACAGCATTAAAAAACCCAGTGTATCCGAACAGGCAAACCGTGAAATTGCACGCAAAAGTTTAACTGCGACACGTAATATCAAACAAGGTGAGGCTTTTACGACGGAGAATTTAACCATTAAACGCCCCGGTACGGGTATTTCTCCCTTGTTTTATTGGAACTGGTTGCATAAAACCGCAGAGCGTGATTATGTAGCGGATGAATTGATTTAA
- a CDS encoding acetyltransferase, which produces MSIPCIVLGAGGHAGVLLAVLELCQQPVLGITDARVSLQDSLIQGVKVLGDDQCVLHYSPTTVALVNGLGSIKTTMRRADIFKHFKAVGYSFLSVIHPQSILSVNVILGEGCQVMAGAIINPSAQLGQNVLLNTRAVIEHDCVIADHCHIATGAVLCGGCKVGMGAHIGAGATILQGVEIGEQALIAAGAVVTRAVPAGGRVAGVPARTLRK; this is translated from the coding sequence ATGTCAATCCCTTGTATTGTTTTAGGGGCAGGTGGTCACGCGGGTGTGTTGTTAGCCGTTTTGGAGTTGTGTCAACAACCTGTATTAGGGATAACTGATGCTCGTGTCTCGCTGCAAGATTCGTTAATACAGGGGGTTAAGGTGTTAGGTGATGACCAGTGTGTTTTACACTATTCGCCGACTACGGTTGCTCTCGTCAATGGTTTAGGGTCAATAAAAACGACAATGAGACGGGCAGATATTTTTAAGCATTTTAAAGCCGTTGGTTATTCATTTCTCTCTGTTATCCATCCGCAAAGTATTCTCAGTGTTAATGTAATACTTGGTGAAGGTTGTCAAGTCATGGCGGGTGCGATTATTAATCCTTCTGCACAATTAGGGCAAAACGTGTTACTCAATACCCGTGCAGTTATTGAGCATGATTGTGTAATTGCTGACCATTGCCATATTGCAACAGGTGCGGTGTTGTGTGGGGGTTGTAAAGTGGGTATGGGCGCACACATTGGCGCGGGAGCAACTATTTTACAGGGCGTTGAGATTGGAGAGCAGGCGTTAATTGCAGCGGGTGCGGTGGTGACTCGTGCAGTGCCAGCGGGTGGACGGGTAGCGGGAGTGCCTGCACGAACATTGCGAAAATAG
- the argF gene encoding ornithine carbamoyltransferase, whose protein sequence is MPVRHFLTLLDLSKDELNRLITRAIELKAMQRAGQIYEPLKNRVLAMVFEKSSTRTRVSFETAMAQFGGSSIFLSPRDTQLGRGEPIEDTARVLSSMVDCIMIRTFAHQNVERFAEYSRVPIINALTDLYHPCQLLADIQTFVETHGSIAGRKVAWIGDGNNMCHSYIHAALQFDFELAIASPKGYEPDASIMAKAQNHVSFSYDASEAIRGASLISTDVWASMGQEEEQEKRAKSFQYYQVDAPLMRLATSDAVFMHCLPAHRGEEVSADVIDGNQSVVWEQAGNRLHSQKALLEFLLVTAKQSDKI, encoded by the coding sequence ATGCCTGTCCGTCATTTTTTGACCCTCCTTGACCTCTCAAAAGACGAACTTAATCGCCTTATTACCCGCGCTATCGAGCTCAAAGCCATGCAACGTGCAGGGCAAATTTATGAACCGCTCAAAAATCGCGTGCTAGCAATGGTGTTTGAAAAATCATCAACCCGTACTCGCGTCTCCTTTGAAACGGCGATGGCCCAATTTGGAGGAAGTTCAATTTTTCTTTCCCCCCGCGACACACAATTAGGGCGTGGTGAACCCATAGAAGACACCGCACGGGTATTGTCGAGCATGGTTGATTGCATCATGATTCGAACTTTCGCCCACCAAAATGTTGAACGCTTTGCAGAATACTCGCGCGTCCCCATTATCAATGCGTTAACGGATTTATACCATCCTTGTCAATTATTAGCAGACATTCAAACTTTTGTAGAAACCCACGGCAGCATTGCAGGGCGTAAAGTGGCATGGATAGGCGATGGTAATAATATGTGTCACAGTTATATCCATGCTGCGTTACAATTCGATTTCGAACTTGCCATCGCCTCCCCTAAAGGCTACGAACCCGATGCAAGCATCATGGCAAAAGCCCAAAACCACGTTAGTTTCAGCTATGATGCTAGCGAAGCCATTCGTGGCGCAAGCCTGATTTCTACCGACGTATGGGCAAGCATGGGGCAAGAAGAAGAACAGGAAAAGCGTGCCAAATCTTTTCAATACTATCAAGTTGACGCACCGTTAATGCGTTTAGCCACTAGCGATGCCGTTTTTATGCACTGCCTCCCTGCCCATCGTGGCGAAGAAGTGAGTGCTGATGTTATTGATGGAAATCAAAGTGTTGTCTGGGAACAAGCAGGTAATCGCCTTCACTCCCAAAAAGCACTACTCGAATTTTTATTAGTAACTGCCAAGCAATCGGATAAAATATAA
- a CDS encoding aspartate aminotransferase family protein: MSTTLMPNYARLPVTFVKGEGAWLWDTQGKRYLDAVSGIAVCSLGHAHPAIAKAICEQAQTLLHTSNIYGIAHQQTLADTLIRLTGMETAFFCNSGAEANEAAIKISRLYGHQQGIDIPTVIVMENAFHGRTLAALTATGNLKAQAGFDPLVQGFVRVPYNNIDAIHQVAAQNPNIVAILAEPVQGEGGVYIPDVGYLQQLRTVCDQYNWLLMLDEIQTGIGRTGKWIACQHEQVLPDVITLAKALGNGMPIGACLARGKVAGIFTAGSHGTTFGGNPLACRTALAVLETIENNQLLNRVAELGQRIQQGLHNALQETEGVISVRHKGLMIGIELAQPCIPLVAKALEQGLLINVTANRVIRLLPPFILTNEQADEIINKVSQLVLDFLSVTTTT; the protein is encoded by the coding sequence ATGTCAACGACTTTAATGCCCAATTATGCACGCTTACCCGTCACCTTTGTTAAAGGCGAAGGGGCATGGCTCTGGGACACACAAGGCAAGCGTTATTTAGACGCGGTGTCGGGTATAGCCGTGTGCAGTTTAGGACACGCACACCCCGCCATTGCAAAAGCGATTTGTGAACAAGCACAAACCTTGCTACATACCTCAAATATATATGGTATTGCCCATCAACAAACCCTAGCAGATACATTAATCCGCTTAACAGGGATGGAAACAGCATTTTTTTGCAACTCAGGGGCAGAAGCGAATGAAGCCGCCATTAAAATTTCGCGTTTATATGGGCATCAACAAGGAATAGACATACCCACCGTCATCGTGATGGAAAACGCATTTCATGGACGAACTCTCGCCGCCTTAACAGCAACAGGCAACCTGAAAGCACAAGCAGGATTTGATCCACTCGTTCAAGGATTTGTCCGTGTCCCCTACAACAACATAGATGCTATTCACCAAGTTGCAGCACAAAACCCTAATATTGTTGCCATTCTGGCAGAACCTGTACAAGGGGAAGGCGGGGTTTACATCCCCGATGTTGGCTACTTGCAACAACTGCGTACTGTCTGCGACCAATACAACTGGCTACTAATGCTTGATGAAATTCAGACAGGTATCGGACGGACCGGAAAATGGATAGCCTGCCAACATGAACAAGTCTTACCCGATGTCATTACACTCGCAAAAGCACTAGGAAACGGAATGCCGATAGGGGCTTGTTTAGCACGCGGTAAAGTTGCAGGTATTTTCACTGCAGGCTCTCATGGCACTACATTCGGGGGGAATCCGCTGGCATGTCGCACGGCATTAGCCGTGTTAGAAACGATAGAAAATAACCAACTACTAAACCGTGTTGCTGAATTAGGACAACGGATTCAACAAGGGCTACATAACGCACTACAAGAAACAGAAGGGGTTATTTCTGTTCGTCATAAAGGCTTAATGATAGGGATAGAACTCGCACAACCATGTATTCCATTGGTCGCTAAAGCTTTAGAACAAGGATTATTAATCAATGTGACGGCCAACCGAGTTATCCGTTTATTACCCCCCTTTATTCTAACCAATGAACAAGCTGATGAAATTATAAATAAAGTTTCACAACTTGTACTCGATTTTCTCTCAGTGACTACCACTACCTAA
- a CDS encoding nucleotidyltransferase family protein produces MMKDWQKTLVLPTATLRDTIQALDNSALQIALVVDAERKLLGTVTDGDIRRAILKGLALESLIQNVMNTTPTVLRENASTAHILNVMKRARRHHIPLLNPQGIVVNLAVLDELIQTGERQNSVVLMAGGLGTRLRPLTEHCPKPLLKVGNKPVLQTIIEGFREQGFTRFYLSVNYKAEMIEAYFGDGSAFDVNIQYLHEKDRLGTAGALTLLPDLPTEPLIVMNGDLLTKVDYRHLLDFHLEHQAIATMCVREYDFQVPYGVVQIDNHRILGIQEKPIQRFFVNAGIYVLQPSLLSLIPKETFFDMPTLFEKALAEKRETVVFPIREYWIDIGQMADLERAKIEFFAQDE; encoded by the coding sequence ATGATGAAAGACTGGCAAAAAACCCTTGTTCTTCCCACAGCAACCTTACGCGATACTATTCAAGCCTTAGATAACAGCGCGTTACAAATTGCTTTAGTCGTAGATGCAGAACGAAAATTATTAGGGACAGTGACCGATGGCGATATTCGACGCGCGATTTTAAAAGGATTGGCGTTAGAATCGCTGATTCAAAACGTCATGAATACAACACCTACCGTATTACGCGAAAATGCCAGTACTGCACATATTCTCAATGTGATGAAACGCGCGCGGCGGCATCATATCCCCTTATTAAACCCACAAGGAATTGTGGTTAACCTTGCGGTATTAGATGAATTAATTCAAACAGGTGAGCGACAAAATAGCGTGGTTTTAATGGCGGGTGGACTTGGAACACGCCTGCGTCCACTAACCGAGCATTGTCCAAAACCCTTATTAAAAGTGGGTAATAAACCTGTTTTACAAACAATTATTGAAGGTTTTCGTGAACAAGGATTTACCCGTTTTTACTTATCTGTCAATTATAAAGCGGAGATGATAGAAGCCTATTTTGGCGATGGCTCAGCATTTGATGTTAATATTCAATATCTACATGAAAAAGACCGTTTAGGAACAGCAGGGGCTTTAACCTTATTACCTGATTTACCAACAGAACCCCTCATCGTTATGAATGGTGATTTATTAACAAAAGTTGATTATCGCCATTTATTAGACTTTCATCTTGAACATCAAGCAATAGCGACCATGTGTGTGCGTGAATATGATTTTCAAGTACCTTATGGCGTTGTGCAAATTGATAATCATCGAATTTTAGGCATTCAGGAAAAACCGATACAACGCTTTTTTGTCAATGCGGGCATTTACGTATTACAACCCAGTCTATTAAGCCTTATACCAAAGGAAACGTTTTTTGATATGCCGACTTTATTTGAAAAAGCCTTAGCAGAAAAACGGGAAACCGTCGTTTTTCCGATTCGAGAATATTGGATTGATATTGGACAAATGGCAGATTTAGAACGTGCGAAAATCGAGTTCTTTGCTCAAGATGAATAA
- a CDS encoding OmpA family protein → MKKIISFNYLKIFMVITVLAFLNACDAIKSSTLMAAGTPDKSNMVPPQRSDVSSMSTRGLTMLGLQGVQTERGMMYSLDSVLFDFNKSVLNAEAQSAVDQLASLIQQNTGKYIAVEGHTDNVGGKSYNQQLSERRAESVAQALMSRGVDSNRLQIKGLGEGRPAASNKTANGRQKNRRVEVTILN, encoded by the coding sequence ATGAAAAAAATTATTTCTTTTAATTACTTGAAAATTTTTATGGTTATAACCGTTCTCGCTTTTTTAAATGCGTGCGATGCAATTAAAAGTTCAACGCTGATGGCGGCGGGAACACCTGATAAATCTAATATGGTTCCCCCACAACGTTCTGATGTGAGTTCTATGAGTACACGGGGTTTAACCATGTTAGGTTTACAAGGTGTCCAAACCGAACGTGGTATGATGTATAGTCTTGATTCTGTTTTATTTGATTTTAATAAATCCGTGTTAAATGCTGAGGCACAGTCTGCGGTTGATCAATTGGCATCACTGATTCAACAAAATACGGGTAAATACATTGCTGTTGAGGGACATACGGATAATGTTGGCGGTAAAAGTTATAACCAACAATTATCAGAACGTCGCGCTGAATCCGTTGCACAAGCGTTGATGAGTAGAGGTGTTGATTCTAATCGTTTACAAATTAAAGGACTTGGAGAAGGTCGCCCCGCTGCAAGCAATAAAACGGCAAATGGACGGCAAAAAAATCGTCGTGTCGAAGTCACCATTTTAAATTAA